Proteins encoded within one genomic window of Variovorax sp. OAS795:
- the bioA gene encoding adenosylmethionine--8-amino-7-oxononanoate transaminase — MPPTNASSPMPPASKNAAWQQRSRRHVWHPCTQSIRLEAVPPLPMARGEGVWLYDHDGHRYMDATSSWWVNLFGHAHPAINAALKDQLDKLAHVMLAGCTHAPAVELAERLAALTGHALGHCFYASDGASAVEIALKMSFHAWRNAGRSGKQAFVAVRRGYHGETLGALHVTDVPVFRDAYAPLLANAHLVASPDARTARPGEDALAVARRAAAELEALLAERHASIAAVIVEPLVQCATGMAMHDPEYLRLVRALCDRYEVHLIADEIAVGCGRTGTFFACEQAGIWPDFLCLSKGISGGYLPLALVMTRDAIYEGFVDDDVARSFLHSHSYTGNALACRAAIATLDLFEQEDALHRNRARAERLMGRLREGLPGMPVDHLRQRGMITAFDVREPGVRFAERFHMAARANGLLMRPIGATVYLMPPYAIGDGEIDLLVDATLATLQAVAASSQAEGGRDVALA, encoded by the coding sequence ATGCCACCGACGAACGCTTCTTCCCCGATGCCCCCGGCGTCGAAAAATGCCGCCTGGCAACAACGCAGCAGGCGCCATGTCTGGCACCCGTGCACGCAGAGCATCCGGCTCGAAGCGGTGCCGCCGTTGCCCATGGCACGCGGGGAGGGCGTCTGGCTGTATGACCACGACGGGCACCGGTACATGGACGCGACAAGTTCGTGGTGGGTCAACCTCTTCGGCCATGCGCATCCGGCCATCAACGCCGCGCTCAAGGACCAGCTCGACAAGCTTGCGCATGTGATGCTGGCCGGCTGCACGCACGCGCCGGCCGTCGAACTGGCCGAGCGGCTCGCCGCGCTGACCGGCCACGCACTGGGCCATTGCTTCTATGCCTCCGACGGCGCATCGGCGGTGGAGATCGCATTGAAGATGAGCTTCCACGCATGGCGCAATGCGGGTCGCAGTGGCAAGCAGGCGTTCGTCGCGGTGCGGCGCGGCTACCACGGCGAAACGCTGGGCGCGCTGCACGTGACCGACGTGCCGGTGTTCCGCGACGCTTATGCGCCCTTGCTCGCGAACGCGCACCTGGTCGCCTCGCCCGACGCACGGACCGCACGGCCGGGGGAGGACGCCCTTGCCGTGGCGCGCCGCGCAGCCGCCGAGCTCGAAGCGCTGCTGGCCGAGCGGCATGCATCGATTGCCGCGGTGATCGTCGAGCCGCTGGTGCAATGCGCCACCGGCATGGCGATGCATGACCCCGAGTACCTGCGCCTCGTGCGCGCGCTGTGCGACCGCTACGAGGTGCACCTCATCGCCGACGAGATTGCGGTCGGCTGCGGGCGCACCGGCACTTTCTTCGCGTGCGAGCAGGCCGGCATCTGGCCCGACTTTCTCTGCCTGTCCAAAGGCATCAGCGGCGGCTATTTGCCGCTCGCGCTGGTGATGACGCGCGACGCGATCTACGAAGGCTTCGTGGACGACGACGTGGCGCGCAGCTTCCTGCATTCCCATTCCTACACCGGCAATGCGCTGGCCTGCCGCGCGGCCATTGCGACGCTCGACCTGTTCGAGCAGGAAGACGCGCTGCATCGCAACCGCGCGCGCGCCGAACGGTTGATGGGCCGGCTGCGCGAAGGGCTCCCCGGCATGCCCGTCGATCACCTGCGCCAGCGCGGGATGATCACGGCTTTCGACGTGCGCGAGCCCGGTGTCCGGTTCGCGGAGCGCTTTCACATGGCCGCACGCGCGAACGGTCTGCTGATGCGCCCGATCGGTGCGACCGTCTACCTCATGCCGCCCTATGCGATCGGCGACGGCGAGATCGACCTGCTGGTCGACGCCACGCTGGCGACGCTGCAGGCCGTGGCCGCGTCCAGCCAGGCAGAAGGGGGCCGCGATGTCGCGCTTGCTTGA
- a CDS encoding UdgX family uracil-DNA binding protein (This protein belongs to the uracil DNA glycosylase superfamily, members of which act in excision repair of DNA. However, it belongs more specifically to UdgX branch, whose founding member was found to bind uracil in DNA (where it does not belong), without cleaving it, appears to promote DNA repair by a pathway involving RecA, rather than base excision.): protein MSHRNEATAALKALSVATDACRECPLGEPATQSVFGEGPVGAVLMVVGEQPGDKEDLVGRPFVGPAGKLFDRAVAELGWSREQHYVTNAVKHFKYELRGKRRIHKTPGQREAEACHHWLESEMDLVRPQAFLALGATAARSLLRRPVAVMKERGRWLEDEATGRRVLVTLHPSALLRGDPAQREAAWAAWLKDLSVASSLVKKAARKLAAGQPSSPKPAASHARRRVRMVME from the coding sequence GTGTCCCATCGCAACGAAGCCACTGCCGCGCTCAAGGCGCTGAGCGTGGCCACGGACGCGTGCCGGGAGTGCCCGCTGGGCGAGCCCGCCACGCAGTCGGTGTTCGGCGAAGGTCCTGTCGGCGCAGTGTTGATGGTGGTGGGCGAGCAGCCGGGCGACAAGGAAGACCTGGTGGGCCGCCCTTTCGTCGGCCCTGCGGGCAAGCTGTTCGACCGCGCCGTCGCCGAGCTCGGCTGGTCGCGCGAACAGCACTACGTGACCAACGCGGTGAAGCATTTCAAGTACGAGCTGCGCGGCAAGCGCCGCATCCACAAGACACCGGGCCAGCGCGAGGCCGAAGCCTGCCACCACTGGCTGGAGAGTGAAATGGATCTCGTGCGGCCGCAGGCCTTTCTCGCGTTGGGCGCGACAGCCGCGCGCTCCCTGCTGCGCCGCCCGGTCGCGGTGATGAAGGAGCGCGGCCGGTGGCTCGAGGACGAGGCGACGGGCCGCCGCGTGCTGGTCACGCTGCACCCCTCCGCCCTGCTGCGCGGCGACCCCGCGCAACGCGAAGCCGCATGGGCCGCCTGGCTCAAGGACCTGTCGGTCGCGTCCAGCCTGGTGAAGAAGGCGGCAAGAAAACTTGCCGCAGGACAGCCTTCGTCACCGAAGCCGGCCGCAAGTCATGCCCGGCGCCGGGTGCGCATGGTGATGGAATAG